Proteins co-encoded in one Primulina tabacum isolate GXHZ01 unplaced genomic scaffold, ASM2559414v2 Contig474, whole genome shotgun sequence genomic window:
- the LOC142534385 gene encoding uncharacterized protein LOC142534385: MASRVLLLLVAVLLPVLFAGTAFAESAFLVEGEGSAAFQVRDDAVSQVTAADASSELELLQLKSKISYLETSIEEKTGELKEKDGSIEHLEKVIRRSQMCWFHCRAQFNHLGKRQP, encoded by the exons ATGGCGTCCCGAGTATTGCTCCTCCTTGTTGCTGTTCTACTGCCCGTGCTCTTCGCGGGAACTGCATTTGCAGAATCCGCGTTTCTTGTTGAAGGAGAAGGTTCCGCTGCTTTTCAGGTCCGGGATGACGCCGTGTCCCAAGTTACGGCGGCCGATGCTTCCTCTGAACTGGAACTGCTCCAACTCAAGTCaaagatctcttatttag AAACGAGCATTGAGGAAAAAACGGGCGAGTTGAAAGAAAAGGATGGGAGTATTGAGCATTTGGAGAAAGTTATCAGGAGAAGTCAAATGTGTTGGTTTCACTGCAGAGCACAGTTCAATCACTTGGG GAAAAGGCAACCTTAG